One segment of Rhinatrema bivittatum chromosome 14, aRhiBiv1.1, whole genome shotgun sequence DNA contains the following:
- the LOC115075636 gene encoding LOW QUALITY PROTEIN: free fatty acid receptor 2-like (The sequence of the model RefSeq protein was modified relative to this genomic sequence to represent the inferred CDS: deleted 1 base in 1 codon) — MNTSIHDNAIMSIYILTFLTGLPSNLLAFYAFLLKVRQKQSPVDILLLNLTVSDLVLLTFLPMKMKEAASGMLWTMPQFLCPLTGFCYYSSIYISTLFLTAVSVERYLGVAYPIKYKMNWKPEYALVASFFFWLIVCIHCSTIYIVQYNVPSHINPNTTSNISKCYEVFSEKQLNILLPVRLEMCLVLFVVPFIITLFCYINFVKILMFLPNIQAQKKQRAIGLAVATLCNFIICFFPYNMSHVVGYIQNKSPDWRVYTLLLSTFNATLDPIIFYFSSTAVRRTFIDCFSSVLNKLHALMPCHRLCLVLNKIERGREEQSST; from the exons ATGAATACTAGCATTCATGACAATGCGATCATGTCCATCTATATTTTGACCTTTTTGACTGGGCTGCCTTCCAACCTCTTGGCCTTCTATGCCTTCTTGCTAAAAGTCCGCCAGAAGCAAAGCCCTGTGGACATCCTTCTGCTCAATCTGACTGTCTCAGACCTAGTGCTCTTGACTTTCCTTCCAATGAAGATGAAGGAGGCTGCGTCTGGGATGCTGTGGACCATGCCTCAGTTTCTCTGCCCACTGACTGGATTTTGCTACTACAGCAGCATCTATATCAGCACTTTGTTCCTCACGGCTGTCAGTGTGGAGCGCTACTTGGGTGTGGCGTACCCCATCAAGTATAAGATGAACTGGAAGCCAGAGTATGCTCTTGTAGCCAGCTTTTTCTTCTGGTTAATTGTTTGCATCCACTGCAGCACAATCTACATCGTTCAGTACAATGTACCCAGCCATATCAACCCCAACACCACCAGCAATATCTCAAAGTGTTATGAGGTCTTCAGCGAAAAACAACTCAACATCCTACTCCCTGTCAGGCTA GAGATGTGCCTTGTGCTATTTGTAGTTCCTTTTATCATCACCCTCTTCTGCTACATCAACTTTGTGAAGATCTTGATGTTTCTACCCAACATCCAGGCCCAGAAGAAGCAGAGGGCCATTGGACTGGCTGTGGCCACTCTCTGCAACTTCATTATCTGTTTCTTCCCCTACAACATGTCACATGTTGTGGGGTACATACAGAACAAAAGCCCTGACTGGAGGGTCTACACACTACTGCTCAGTACCTTCAATGCCACATTGGATCCCATCATCTTCTACTTCTCCTCCACTGCTGTCCGCAGGACCTTCATAGACTGCTTCTCCAGTGTCCTCAACAAGCTGCATGCCTTGATGCCCTGCCACCGACTCTGCCTAGTACTCAATAAgatagaaaggggaagggaggagcagTCTTCTACTTGA